One Entomomonas asaccharolytica DNA segment encodes these proteins:
- a CDS encoding integrative conjugative element protein, RAQPRD family: MSIFCRQLVVIVFSLLAFNVMASSAYEREQLRLILIQLDNAEVLAKQSNANKSTSVNDRFSFDYQQFNKDIQAIRQGILNYLDPSRAQPRELYELSTDYRADSKE; this comes from the coding sequence ATGAGCATTTTTTGTCGTCAATTAGTAGTTATTGTTTTTAGTTTATTAGCATTTAATGTAATGGCTAGTTCTGCTTATGAGCGTGAGCAATTACGTTTAATTTTAATTCAACTAGATAATGCAGAAGTTTTGGCAAAGCAAAGTAATGCCAATAAATCTACATCTGTTAATGATCGTTTTAGTTTCGATTACCAACAATTCAACAAAGACATACAAGCTATTCGCCAAGGTATTTTGAATTACCTTGATCCTTCTCGTGCACAACCAAGAGAGCTTTACGAATTAAGCACAGATTATCGTGCTGATAGTAAGGAGTAA
- a CDS encoding TIGR03758 family integrating conjugative element protein produces the protein MNEAQKAAFTSSSGMAIDKLGLLCLSFVCAMAFIWAAWTVVTLYRGWAAGNVPLGKLMGGMVRMAFTLGILFYVVL, from the coding sequence ATGAATGAAGCACAAAAAGCAGCTTTCACAAGTTCTTCAGGAATGGCCATCGATAAATTAGGACTACTTTGTCTTAGTTTTGTTTGTGCGATGGCTTTTATATGGGCGGCTTGGACCGTAGTAACGCTTTATCGAGGATGGGCTGCTGGCAATGTACCGCTAGGTAAATTGATGGGTGGAATGGTGCGTATGGCTTTTACGTTGGGAATCTTATTTTACGTTGTGCTTTAA
- a CDS encoding TIGR03745 family integrating conjugative element membrane protein, whose protein sequence is MLKRLKTTWREHIALFMCALATAQAKAALPQAQSPNDSGGLLDQIFEWLKASANILGIGICVIAFIAVAYWSVVVFGEVQKGKKTWGDLAICVIIGAIIIVIAIWLLNQANDAASSR, encoded by the coding sequence ATGCTAAAACGATTAAAAACAACTTGGCGTGAACATATTGCACTATTTATGTGTGCATTAGCCACTGCTCAGGCAAAGGCTGCTTTACCCCAAGCGCAAAGTCCAAATGATTCAGGAGGGTTGCTAGATCAAATATTTGAATGGCTAAAAGCCAGTGCCAATATTTTAGGGATCGGTATCTGTGTCATTGCTTTTATTGCAGTGGCTTATTGGTCTGTAGTGGTATTTGGTGAAGTTCAAAAAGGCAAGAAAACATGGGGTGATTTAGCTATCTGCGTCATTATCGGTGCAATCATTATTGTTATTGCTATTTGGCTACTTAACCAAGCCAATGATGCAGCTTCCAGTCGTTAA
- a CDS encoding TIGR03750 family conjugal transfer protein: MDDFSNKEGTVTFLPENLNRFPVVMRGLTSDEVIATFVIGIVIGLVAGIITFLMFGKPALIPTVMFVITGFILMSTSSLLRRLKRNKPDTWFYRKVQWVIQYKLGFKFGKPLITRSGHWTIRRSEPSRTKLLQKISGQTNE; the protein is encoded by the coding sequence ATGGATGATTTCAGTAACAAAGAAGGTACTGTTACATTCTTACCTGAAAATCTAAATAGGTTCCCCGTAGTAATGCGGGGACTTACTTCAGATGAAGTAATAGCCACCTTTGTGATAGGTATTGTGATAGGGCTAGTAGCAGGGATTATTACCTTTTTAATGTTTGGTAAACCTGCATTGATTCCAACTGTTATGTTTGTGATCACAGGGTTTATTTTAATGTCTACCTCAAGCTTATTAAGACGATTAAAACGTAATAAACCAGATACATGGTTTTACCGTAAGGTTCAATGGGTAATACAGTACAAACTAGGGTTTAAGTTTGGTAAACCATTAATTACTCGTTCGGGTCATTGGACAATTAGACGTAGTGAACCATCACGAACAAAACTTCTTCAAAAAATAAGTGGGCAAACGAATGAGTAG
- a CDS encoding PFL_4703 family integrating conjugative element protein translates to MSRYKNFADAQKAHILTLRIIVIGLIAICLYFGYGWSKAPEKLTVHVPPDLRAGSTRLWWDIPPENIYSFALYLFTQINRWPTNGETDYKKNINAYQAYLTSSCKAILEDDFQKRSYAGELRNRVRGVYEILGRSYAEDPTLRVKQLDKNTWRVNLDLNADEYYMSEPVKRAVARYPLRVLRFDADPEHNPFGLVLDCFDSTPQKLEIPEGK, encoded by the coding sequence ATGAGTAGGTATAAGAATTTTGCTGACGCACAGAAAGCACACATTTTAACACTAAGAATTATAGTCATAGGCTTAATAGCTATCTGTCTCTATTTTGGCTATGGATGGAGTAAAGCTCCTGAAAAACTAACTGTACATGTTCCTCCTGACTTAAGGGCAGGGAGTACAAGATTATGGTGGGATATTCCACCAGAAAATATTTATAGCTTTGCCCTGTATCTATTTACCCAAATAAACCGTTGGCCTACTAATGGTGAAACGGATTACAAAAAAAATATCAATGCTTATCAAGCTTATCTAACAAGTAGCTGTAAAGCGATCTTAGAAGATGACTTTCAAAAAAGAAGCTATGCAGGGGAACTGCGTAATCGTGTTCGTGGTGTATATGAAATCTTAGGTCGTAGTTACGCTGAAGATCCTACCTTAAGAGTGAAACAACTGGATAAAAATACGTGGCGAGTCAACCTAGACCTTAATGCTGATGAATACTACATGTCAGAACCAGTTAAAAGAGCCGTAGCACGTTATCCATTACGGGTGCTGAGATTTGATGCAGATCCTGAGCATAATCCATTTGGGCTTGTACTCGATTGTTTTGACTCAACTCCACAGAAACTAGAGATACCAGAGGGGAAATAA
- a CDS encoding TIGR03749 family integrating conjugative element protein → MINFFKQWLLVSMLLIVSFSASAVEILKWQRLPLAVPLVLNQERVIFIDKNVRVGMDASLRSKLRVQSTGGALYLLATEQIMPSRLQVQVVETGEIIIIDVATINGENALEPVKIIDEKDAQLNLTTEEQVAHNQQVTESLKIPAPIALTRYAAQSLYTPLRTIEPLAGVSRVPVKVTHAQLKTLMPTYPIEAKALVAWRLGDYYVTAIKLTNKGFNRIDLDPRKLQGNFYAATFQHTYLGEIKTAEDTTTLYLVTRGASLEKFLFTAIVIEEKA, encoded by the coding sequence ATGATCAACTTTTTTAAACAATGGCTATTAGTCAGTATGCTCCTGATTGTCTCTTTCTCAGCTTCAGCAGTAGAAATACTAAAATGGCAACGACTACCACTTGCTGTTCCCTTAGTGTTAAATCAAGAGCGTGTGATCTTTATTGATAAAAATGTTCGTGTAGGAATGGATGCTTCATTAAGAAGTAAACTACGTGTGCAATCCACTGGGGGTGCATTATACCTACTAGCTACTGAACAAATAATGCCTTCACGCCTACAAGTACAAGTAGTGGAAACGGGAGAAATTATTATTATTGATGTGGCTACGATCAATGGTGAAAATGCCTTAGAACCCGTTAAAATCATCGATGAAAAAGACGCTCAGCTTAATTTAACTACTGAAGAACAGGTAGCACATAATCAACAAGTTACTGAGTCACTTAAAATACCTGCACCTATAGCATTAACACGCTATGCTGCTCAATCACTGTATACACCCTTACGCACCATAGAACCTTTAGCAGGGGTTAGTCGAGTTCCTGTCAAAGTTACCCATGCTCAACTAAAGACCCTAATGCCTACCTATCCAATAGAAGCTAAAGCTTTAGTGGCTTGGCGTTTAGGTGATTACTATGTGACAGCGATAAAGCTCACTAATAAAGGATTTAATCGTATTGATTTAGACCCACGCAAGTTACAGGGTAATTTCTATGCAGCTACTTTTCAACATACCTATTTAGGTGAAATCAAGACCGCAGAAGATACCACCACACTTTACCTAGTCACTCGTGGTGCTAGCCTTGAGAAATTCCTCTTTACCGCTATTGTGATTGAGGAGAAAGCTTAA
- a CDS encoding TIGR03752 family integrating conjugative element protein, with translation MKSNTLLKVIVVGVVAFIAVLIFGTSSSKNTNNNHDPSLELTAEEARALGIEGDTAKDTLATLLGQMKATRSEIKDVKDKNDNLLKENARLKEREEIFDQQIRKAVSDATLNARKEIEKAQEAANKNFDNKTKGIMDKFNFLQGKIGDLNNTQQQALPIGGSQVEEETIGTIWIEPNDAQIVDPRASQKNTGFAFPNAFSSTVSEKQQSFNDSLDQVKKPLELRKVQYTDADRFKDEKPMYTIAQNSTFMGSLAMTALIGRVPVDGTVNDPYPFKVLVGKDNLAANGFDLPEVTGAVMSGTATGDWTLSCVRGQIESITFIFEDGTIRTVPEPEKVSRSNGSSNNSSNSNTSKIKGGLGYISDPIGIPCVSGERKSNAKEYIGTQSLITAAGAGLASVLSKDDKGSNGGYYSSGNNSTSSDRNGALNTILSGGVEDVRNWINKLYGEAFAAIYVAPHAEIAVHIDQEIMIDYELNGRKVRHNEQIIKNTHLD, from the coding sequence ATGAAAAGTAATACACTACTGAAAGTCATTGTAGTAGGCGTAGTGGCATTTATTGCTGTATTAATTTTTGGCACTAGCTCCTCTAAAAATACCAATAACAACCATGATCCAAGCTTAGAACTTACTGCTGAAGAGGCACGTGCCTTGGGTATTGAAGGTGATACAGCAAAAGATACGCTAGCTACCTTATTAGGCCAAATGAAAGCTACTCGTAGTGAAATCAAAGATGTTAAAGACAAAAATGACAACCTACTGAAGGAAAATGCACGTCTAAAAGAACGTGAGGAAATCTTTGATCAACAAATTCGTAAAGCAGTCAGTGATGCCACTTTAAATGCTCGTAAAGAAATTGAAAAAGCACAAGAAGCTGCCAATAAAAACTTTGATAATAAAACCAAAGGAATTATGGATAAATTCAATTTTTTACAAGGTAAGATTGGTGATCTAAACAACACGCAACAGCAAGCATTACCTATTGGCGGATCTCAAGTAGAAGAAGAAACCATTGGTACTATTTGGATAGAACCTAACGATGCACAAATAGTTGATCCAAGAGCTAGCCAAAAAAATACAGGGTTTGCCTTTCCTAATGCGTTTAGTAGTACAGTATCAGAAAAACAACAAAGCTTTAATGACAGCTTAGATCAAGTGAAAAAGCCACTTGAGCTACGCAAAGTACAGTATACCGATGCTGATCGTTTCAAAGACGAAAAGCCTATGTACACCATCGCCCAAAACTCCACCTTTATGGGTTCATTAGCAATGACCGCCTTAATTGGTCGAGTACCTGTTGATGGAACAGTTAATGATCCTTATCCCTTCAAAGTACTGGTAGGTAAAGATAATTTAGCCGCCAATGGTTTCGACCTGCCTGAAGTAACAGGTGCAGTGATGTCAGGTACTGCTACAGGTGATTGGACACTTTCTTGTGTAAGAGGACAAATAGAATCCATTACCTTTATTTTTGAAGATGGCACTATTCGTACAGTACCAGAACCTGAAAAAGTGTCACGTTCCAATGGTAGCAGTAACAACTCTTCTAACTCCAATACTAGCAAAATTAAAGGTGGATTAGGTTATATCTCAGATCCTATAGGTATCCCTTGTGTATCAGGTGAACGTAAATCCAACGCTAAAGAATACATAGGTACCCAATCATTAATTACTGCCGCAGGTGCAGGTCTCGCTTCCGTATTAAGTAAAGACGATAAAGGTAGCAATGGAGGTTATTACAGCAGTGGTAATAACAGCACCTCCAGTGATCGTAATGGCGCATTAAATACCATTCTTTCAGGTGGTGTAGAAGATGTTCGTAACTGGATAAACAAACTCTATGGTGAGGCCTTCGCAGCTATCTATGTAGCACCTCATGCAGAAATTGCAGTACATATAGACCAAGAAATAATGATTGATTATGAACTTAATGGTAGAAAGGTAAGACACAATGAACAAATTATCAAAAATACTCATCTTGATTAG
- a CDS encoding TIGR03751 family conjugal transfer lipoprotein: MNKLSKILILISLITALTGCYTSKDKMFPNDGVTMQEIFNSSGTAGTNQNLLDARSTLRRAMDVPHDLQEPYSRTAINEINSQFQRLPNPDLIMYVYPHLAGAEQAPIPGYSTVFPLYTKIQYALPGERTEDY; this comes from the coding sequence ATGAACAAATTATCAAAAATACTCATCTTGATTAGTTTAATAACAGCCTTAACAGGCTGTTACACCAGTAAAGATAAAATGTTTCCGAATGATGGTGTAACCATGCAAGAAATATTTAATAGTTCAGGTACCGCAGGGACTAACCAAAACTTACTAGATGCACGTTCTACATTAAGACGTGCTATGGATGTACCTCATGACTTACAAGAACCCTATAGTCGTACAGCCATTAATGAAATCAATAGCCAGTTTCAACGACTGCCTAACCCTGATTTAATCATGTATGTTTATCCCCATTTAGCAGGTGCTGAACAAGCTCCTATACCAGGATATTCAACGGTATTCCCCCTGTATACCAAAATACAATATGCACTACCTGGTGAGCGCACGGAGGACTATTGA
- a CDS encoding conjugative transfer ATPase encodes MLTRLKQRFSKKQTPTQEKQPSDEIVTEATTGEQHWRHPKQRRATKMDEQTKLYSHEPGFTDYLPYVEYLADSQCFLLEDNQSMGAIFELTPIGTEGRTAEWLQTARDTVEDVLQDSFDEFDTAPWVVQFYCQDDNDFTPYIRNLQNYIKPQARGTALTEHYISVMEHHTRTIAKQGGLFEDTRITKLPWRGKNRRVRLVIYRWLMPNHKVKDSTQRPEHKLNQACERVVVGLSGAGVKSQRMNGHDFYDWLMPWFNPKPSLTDDDPIDFYRKVQHLEPKANDPDDPQLLDLPFDHDFAERLFFSEPTSDVDKGIWYFDNIPHTVVLVDQIRNAPKIGQITGETHTGDQLNALFDQFPEDTTLTITMLVTPQDILEDRLNMLDKKAIGENLASTTTRSDVKKARHIIASKHKLYRGSIAFYLKAVDERTLQHKVILLNNILTSAGLQPVKEGEEVAACNSYLRWLPMVFNPNEDPKQWYTRLYFAQHIANLSPLWGRTTGTGHPCISFFNRGGGTVTFDPLSQQDRSMNAHMLIFGPTGSGKSASLVALMIQVMAVYRPRIFIVEAGNSFGLLGQFFKKLDLTVNQVSLKMGSGITLAPFADARLLVERPDIVANLDVDAEAPEVEEEDEEGDSQRDILGEMEIIARLMITGGEAKEDHKLSRADRSLIRQCILDAATKCVKENRPILTEDVYFALKEAAKDPVIKENRSERINEMAESILLFTQGFDGEIFNRKGASWPESDVTIVDLATYAREGYEAQMAISYISLMNTVNNIAERDQYDGRPIIMVTDEGHIITKNPLVAPYAVKITKMWRKLGAWFWLATQNLADFPNAAETMLNMIEWWTCLNMPPDEVEAIARFKSLNTPQKQLLLSATKEPRKYTEGVVLSKTKELMFRAVPPSLILALAETEPEEKRERFEIMKAHNCSELEAVFIKAEMMDKSRGVDTLPWRHFFESEK; translated from the coding sequence ATGTTAACTCGTTTAAAGCAACGCTTTAGCAAAAAGCAGACGCCTACGCAAGAGAAGCAACCATCAGACGAAATAGTTACTGAAGCCACAACAGGCGAACAGCATTGGCGACATCCTAAACAGCGTAGAGCTACCAAAATGGATGAGCAAACTAAACTCTATAGCCATGAACCAGGCTTTACTGATTATCTACCCTATGTTGAATACTTAGCTGATTCACAATGCTTTCTATTAGAAGATAATCAATCAATGGGAGCCATCTTTGAACTAACGCCTATTGGTACTGAAGGAAGAACAGCAGAGTGGCTACAAACAGCTAGAGATACGGTAGAAGATGTACTACAAGATAGTTTTGATGAATTTGATACTGCGCCTTGGGTAGTACAGTTTTATTGCCAAGATGACAACGACTTTACCCCCTATATTAGAAACCTACAAAACTATATTAAACCGCAAGCCAGAGGTACAGCACTCACTGAGCACTATATTTCTGTCATGGAACACCATACACGCACTATCGCCAAACAAGGAGGCCTGTTTGAAGATACTCGCATTACCAAATTGCCTTGGCGTGGTAAAAATCGAAGAGTGAGATTAGTGATCTATCGTTGGTTAATGCCTAACCATAAAGTGAAAGACAGCACCCAAAGACCTGAACACAAACTCAATCAAGCGTGTGAACGTGTAGTAGTAGGTTTAAGTGGTGCAGGGGTTAAGAGCCAACGCATGAATGGACATGACTTCTATGATTGGTTAATGCCTTGGTTTAATCCTAAACCAAGCTTAACCGATGATGATCCCATTGACTTCTATCGTAAAGTACAGCACTTAGAACCCAAAGCCAATGATCCTGATGATCCACAACTATTGGATCTACCATTTGACCATGACTTTGCGGAAAGACTGTTTTTTAGTGAACCTACCAGTGACGTAGATAAAGGTATTTGGTACTTTGACAATATACCTCATACCGTCGTGTTAGTAGATCAAATCCGTAATGCCCCTAAAATAGGGCAAATCACAGGTGAAACACATACAGGTGATCAGCTTAATGCGCTTTTTGATCAGTTTCCTGAAGATACCACCCTAACCATCACCATGCTAGTAACACCACAAGATATACTTGAAGATCGGCTTAATATGCTTGATAAAAAAGCGATTGGTGAAAACTTAGCTTCAACTACTACCCGTAGTGATGTAAAAAAAGCACGTCATATAATTGCTTCCAAACACAAACTCTATCGAGGTAGTATAGCTTTTTATCTGAAGGCAGTTGATGAACGAACCCTGCAACATAAAGTTATCTTACTCAACAATATTTTAACCAGTGCAGGGCTACAACCTGTTAAAGAAGGTGAAGAAGTAGCTGCTTGTAATAGCTATCTACGTTGGCTACCAATGGTCTTTAATCCTAATGAAGATCCTAAACAATGGTATACCAGACTCTATTTTGCGCAACATATTGCTAACTTATCCCCGTTATGGGGAAGAACCACAGGAACAGGTCATCCTTGTATCTCATTTTTTAATCGAGGAGGAGGTACTGTCACCTTTGATCCTCTCTCACAACAAGATAGATCAATGAATGCCCATATGCTTATCTTTGGTCCTACTGGATCAGGTAAATCAGCTTCCTTAGTGGCATTAATGATACAAGTAATGGCAGTTTATCGACCACGTATCTTTATAGTGGAAGCAGGTAACTCCTTTGGTTTATTGGGACAATTCTTTAAAAAATTAGATTTAACCGTTAACCAAGTATCATTAAAAATGGGCAGTGGTATCACCCTAGCTCCCTTTGCTGATGCAAGATTATTGGTTGAAAGGCCTGATATAGTAGCTAATCTTGATGTTGATGCTGAAGCACCTGAAGTTGAAGAAGAGGATGAAGAAGGTGATTCACAACGTGATATTCTAGGTGAAATGGAAATTATTGCACGACTTATGATTACAGGCGGAGAAGCCAAAGAAGATCACAAACTAAGCCGCGCAGATCGCAGTCTAATCCGTCAATGTATATTAGATGCTGCCACCAAGTGCGTTAAAGAAAATAGACCAATACTTACTGAGGATGTCTACTTTGCTTTAAAAGAAGCAGCCAAAGACCCCGTTATAAAAGAAAACCGCAGCGAACGTATTAATGAAATGGCAGAATCCATCTTACTCTTTACCCAAGGTTTTGATGGTGAAATCTTTAATAGAAAAGGGGCTAGTTGGCCTGAAAGCGATGTTACTATCGTAGACCTAGCTACCTATGCCCGTGAAGGCTACGAAGCACAAATGGCTATTAGCTATATCTCCTTAATGAATACCGTTAACAATATAGCTGAACGTGATCAATACGATGGTAGGCCTATTATCATGGTAACAGATGAAGGCCATATCATTACCAAAAACCCACTGGTTGCTCCTTATGCAGTAAAAATCACAAAAATGTGGCGAAAACTGGGCGCATGGTTCTGGCTAGCCACCCAAAACTTAGCAGACTTTCCTAATGCAGCCGAAACGATGTTGAACATGATCGAATGGTGGACCTGCTTAAATATGCCACCTGATGAAGTAGAAGCGATTGCAAGATTTAAAAGCTTAAATACACCACAGAAACAACTACTTCTTTCAGCGACTAAAGAACCCCGTAAATATACGGAAGGTGTAGTGCTTTCAAAAACTAAAGAACTGATGTTTAGAGCAGTACCTCCTAGTTTAATCTTAGCATTAGCTGAAACTGAACCTGAAGAGAAACGTGAACGTTTTGAAATCATGAAAGCGCATAACTGTTCAGAGTTAGAAGCAGTATTTATTAAAGCTGAAATGATGGATAAGAGCAGAGGAGTGGATACTTTACCTTGGCGACATTTTTTTGAAAGTGAGAAGTGA
- a CDS encoding HU family DNA-binding protein — MNKAELIKAIGEKADIPNTEATKVLNAFLETVTETLQTGQSVVLVGFGTFLVKERAARMARNLQTGKPIKIPAKKAPLFKAGKTLKESVAAAKTKAKTKKQ, encoded by the coding sequence ATGAACAAAGCTGAACTTATCAAGGCAATAGGCGAAAAAGCAGATATTCCAAATACTGAAGCAACCAAAGTTCTTAATGCTTTTTTAGAAACAGTGACTGAAACCTTGCAAACTGGTCAATCAGTAGTTTTAGTAGGTTTTGGTACTTTCCTAGTAAAAGAAAGAGCAGCACGTATGGCTAGAAACTTACAAACTGGCAAACCCATTAAAATACCTGCTAAAAAAGCTCCATTATTTAAAGCAGGTAAAACACTAAAAGAAAGTGTAGCAGCAGCTAAAACAAAAGCGAAAACTAAGAAACAATAG
- a CDS encoding TIGR03757 family integrating conjugative element protein has translation MSILTKPIALFMLLVVGVLSTATGNAEVLIFTDQKHPVYNVGNYKVIYLDEPSNIEQILSEGLSNKPEEAKLQATERISNPTLQKSLIESYLQVAKAWQLGITKVPAVVSENYVVYGQADVSQALVLINDYQVRN, from the coding sequence ATGTCTATTCTTACCAAACCCATAGCACTTTTCATGCTACTTGTGGTAGGTGTTCTATCTACTGCGACAGGCAATGCTGAAGTACTTATCTTTACTGATCAAAAACACCCTGTTTACAACGTAGGTAATTATAAAGTCATCTATTTGGATGAACCATCCAACATTGAACAAATACTTTCAGAGGGATTATCCAATAAGCCAGAAGAAGCAAAACTACAAGCAACAGAACGCATAAGCAATCCTACGCTTCAAAAATCATTAATAGAAAGCTACTTACAAGTTGCTAAAGCTTGGCAACTGGGTATTACCAAAGTACCTGCAGTAGTAAGTGAAAACTATGTGGTATATGGGCAAGCCGATGTTAGCCAAGCCCTAGTTTTAATCAATGATTATCAAGTGAGGAACTGA